A single genomic interval of Musa acuminata AAA Group cultivar baxijiao chromosome BXJ3-4, Cavendish_Baxijiao_AAA, whole genome shotgun sequence harbors:
- the LOC135636993 gene encoding receptor-like protein EIX2, with the protein MATPRRSTRVWLTSILLLFVLTTTASAKGCVEVERDALLAFRARIVDPSHRLSSWRRRVDCCRWNGVVCDNTTGRVVELNLENSADMTFESNQAVLRGEISPSLLSLTHLDRLDLNHNDFGGSPIPAFLGSFPKLTYLNLSWSNFSGAIPPQLGNLSSLRSLDLHSYGLSTDGLHWLSRLSSLRYLDMSGVNLSMASHDWLQAVNTLSPLEELHLPYCGLIDLPSSLSHVNLTSLSILDLRGNVFNSTFPSWLMELRSLSYLALSDSKLHGELPAGIGRLTRLTQLDLSANSLSGPLPAEIWSSRSLSSIDLSFNSFRGPMQVEAGNWSSLSQVYLLNCSLSGSIPAAIGSLTRLKELHLSGNRLTGPIPAEIGNLTALTTLDLGRNSLTGSVPPEIGKLSNLTSLDLSLNSLKGTMSELHFANLAKLDVLYLYRNSLDIAIGHDWIPPFQLETIGVDSCKLGPSFPGWLRSQESMVDLNLSNTSIEDTLPDWLWNSSSSSLMVINLSHNKISGTLPASLESLTNLMFLNLSSNLFQGLVPVSPPLLQALDLSSNALSGPLPSTFAPVSVYLFFSNNHINGSVPSSVCTLQQLFALDLSNNQISGEIPRCWQEANELLFINLANNKLGGKIPNSIGNLTELKFLHLSNNSLHGDLPPSLQSCSQLAVIDLGRNQFSGKIPAWIGQSFRYLEVLLLRSNMFSGDIPPQLGQLSNLQIIDLADNELSGIIPRSFGNFSAIISISKSMSSTISSDPNFELSSFVAIESIALVTKGDQRSFSSILHLVKSIDLSKNSLTGAIPTEIGYLAALQTLNLSRNSIGGMIPSTIGGMKSLETLDLSFNNLSGAIPQSMSALNSLSHLNLSYNNLSGAIPSGFQLQTLPASSYIGNAYLCGLPVSKSCLNETNTNATDEEDEEEGLHGLSLYFGIALGYLVGLWSVFIVMLFKKDWRIFYFRMIDQIYDKAYVAIKIKINGWTVNKGGGRTQK; encoded by the coding sequence ATGGCTACTCCAAGGAGAAGCACACGCGTCTGGCTCACCAGCATTCTGCTGCTCTTCGTGCTCACAACCACGGCGTCGGCCAAGGGGTgcgttgaggtggagagggacgcCCTCCTCGCCTTCAGAGCCCGCATCGTCGATCCGTCCCACCGCCTGTCCTCGTGGCGTCGCCGAGTAGACTGCTGCAGATGGAACGGTGTGGTGTGCGACAACACCACGGGCCGCGTCGTGGAGCTCAACCTTGAGAACTCGGCGGACATGACTTTCGAGTCGAATCAGGCGGTTCTGCGGGGTGAGATCAGTCCGTCCTTGCTCTCTTTGACGCATTTGGATCGCTTGGATCTCAATCACAATGACTTCGGGGGGTCACCGATCCCCGCCTTTCTGGGCTCTTTCCCCAAACTGACGTATCTCAACCTCTCCTGGTCCAACTTCAGCGGAGCCATTCCGCCCCAGCTGGGCAACCTGTCCAGCCTCCGCTCTCTCGATCTCCATTCGTATGGCTTATCGACCGATGGCCTGCACTGGCTCTCGCGTCTCTCTTCCTTGAGATACCTCGACATGAGCGGTGTGAACCTTTCCATGGCCTCCCACGATTGGCTTCAAGCGGTGAACACGTTGTCCCCGCTGGAGGAGCTACATTTACCATACTGTGGCCTCATCGAcctcccctcttctctttcccatgtcaaCCTCACCTCGTTGAGCATTCTCGATCTCCGTGGCAACGTCTTCAACTCCACCTTCCCCAGCTGGCTTATGGAACTCCGCAGCCTGTCCTATCTTGCTCTTAGCGATTCAAAGTTGCATGGCGAGCTACCTGCTGGGATCGGAAGATTGACTCGTCTGACCCAGCTTGATCTCAGCGCTAATTCACTCTCTGGTCCTCTCCCCGCGGAGATTTGGAGTTCGAGGAGTCTATCAAGCATCGACCTCAGCTTTAATTCGTTCCGAGGTCCGATGCAAGTGGAAGCAGGGAATTGGAGTAGTCTCTCACAGGTATATCTGCTCAACTGCTCACTCAGTGGCAGCATCCCTGCTGCGATTGGGAGTTTGACTCGTCTCAAGGAGCTGCACCTCAGTGGCAATCGACTCACCGGTCCCATACCTGCCGAGATCGGTAATTTGACTGCTCTAACAACGCTCGACTTGGGTCGTAATTCTCTCACTGGATCCGTACCACCTGAGATCGGCAAGCTTTCCAACCTAACCTCGCTTGATCTCTCTCTCAATTCCCTGAAAGGTACCATGTCCGAACTCCATTTCGCCAACCTCGCCAAGCTAGACGTCTTATACTTGTACAGGAACTCCTTGGACATCGCAATAGGCCATGATTGGATTCCACCTTTTCAACTCGAGACAATCGGAGTGGATTCCTGTAAGCTGGGCCCTTCGTTTCCCGGATGGCTGCGCTCGCAGGAATCCATGGTGGATTTGAATTTGTCGAACACAAGTATCGAGGACACTTTGCCCGACTGGCTCTggaattcttcttcctcttccttaatGGTCATAAATCTGTCCCACAACAAGATTTCTGGCACTCTGCCGGCATCCTTGGAGAGTCTGACCAACTTGATGTTCCTAAATTTGAGCTCTAATCTGTTCCAAGGTCTCGTCCCTGTTTCGCCACCATTACTACAAGCACTGGATCTATCAAGCAACGCTCTCTCAGGACCGCTACCATCGACCTTTGCACCGGTGTCGGTATACTTGTTCTTCTCAAACAATCATATTAACGGGAGCGTACCATCCTCCGTCTGCACTTTGCAGCAGCTTTTCGCCCTCGATCTGTCGAACAATCAGATATCAGGAGAAATACCTCGGTGTTGGCAAGAGGCAAATGAACTTTTGTTTATCAATCTGGCGAATAATAAGCTCGGTGGAAAGATTCCCAACTCCATCGGAAACTTGACCGAGCTCAAGTTCTTGCATCTGAGCAACAACAGCCTCCATGGAGATCTTCCACCATCGTTGCAAAGTTGTAGCCAGTTAGCTGTCATCGATCTCGGTCGCAACCAATTTTCGGGCAAGATTCCGGCATGGATCGGGCAAAGCTTTCGATATCTGGAGGTACTTCTGCTACGTTCGAACATGTTCTCCGGCGACATTCCACCACAGCTTGGTCAACTAAGTAATCTTCAAATCATCGACCTTGCCGACAACGAGCTATCAGGGATCATACCACGCTCCTTCGGCAATTTCAGCGCCATAATTTCCATATCAAAGTCGATGTCTTCCACGATTTCGTCCGACCCAAACTTCGAGTTGTCCTCTTTCGTAGCCATCGAAAGCATAGCTCTAGTAACAAAGGGAGACCAACGAAGCTTTTCGTCCATTCTCCATCTCGTGAAGAGCATTGACCTTTCAAAAAATTCTCTAACCGGAGCAATCCCCACAGAGATCGGGTACCTCGCCGCACTTCAAACTTTAAATCTATCAAGAAATAGCATCGGAGGTATGATTCCGAGTACCATTGGCGGAATGAAATCACTGGAAACTCTCGACTTATCATTCAATAACTTATCCGGAGCTATTCCTCAGAGTATGTCAGCTTTGAATTCTCTTAGCCACTTGAATCTGTCTTATAACAATCTATCCGGAGCCATTCCATCGGGTTTTCAACTTCAAACACTTCCGGCATCCAGTTACATCGGTAATGCGTATCTCTGTGGGCTTCCGGTTAGCAAGAGTTGCCTCAACGAGACAAATACCAATGCGACAgacgaggaggacgaggaagaaGGACTTCATGGGCTATCGCTCTACTTCGGCATCGCACTCGGTTATTTGGTTGGACTGTGGAGCGTGTTTATCGTCATGCTATTTAAGAAAGATTGGAGGATATTTTATTTTCGAATGATTGATCAAATATATGATAAAGCGTATGTGGCAATCAAGATAAAGATCAACGGATGGACGGTCAACAAAGGAGGGGGACGTACGCAAAAGTGA